The genomic region GATATCATCGTATGCACAGGCTTAGGGGCGTGGGAACAGGACGGCTTGCCTTCGTTCTACAACCTAAAAGCAGCTTTTGAAGAGAAGCATATCCCTGCGTGGTTTGACGAGTGGGGCTATGATGTGGCACACGACTGGCCTTGGTGGCGCGTGCAGATGCCGTATTTTTTGAGGTTTGAGGTTTGAGGTATGGGGTATGAGGGGAGGTGTCAGCTGTCAGAACTCAGTGTACAGTGAAAAGAGAAAAGTGCTCAGCACTGCGAACTATACACTTTTCACTATTCACTATAAAACTATACACTAAAAAAGATGAATATAACAGCAACAATGACACAGCAGGTGCTGCAAGGTTTTAGAGAAGTGCTGGATAAGCGAAAGAAAGATTTTACAGAGGAGATCGTCAAGACAGAGGACTTGGCTCCTTTTATCCGCTGTGAGATACAGGAGGGGGTAGTGGATTACCTCAAACTGCGGTATAACCCCGAGCTGCTGAACCTCTGGGATTCGGCTCCTTCGTGGCATAGCAAGCCGACTAAGAATATACGCATTGCCTTAGAAGAGACGCCTACCCGCGAGCAGCTAACGGAGGAGATTGTCCCTGCGCTGAAAGAAGTGCTATACTCGCTCGTGTTTGCTAAGGAGTATGAGGGACTTTTCCGCTATCAGGTAAAGGCAATTCTTGACTTTCGTCTGAGGGGGTGTACTTACTATGAGGAGTTTACTTTGGTGAATGAGCCGCTGCGCGAGGAACTTAAAGCACGTGTGAATAGGTATGTAGAAGAAGTTATCTTCGGGACGAGACCTATAAAACAAGGTTTTGAAATATATATCCTTATGCAGTGTTTGGTAGACTTTCCGCTTATGGGGTACTCTTACGATAGGGTAAAGGAGATTATAAACCATATCCTTGAGGTGTTGCCAAAGGAGAAGCATTATCAGGAGAAGAAAGACTATCTTGTGAACTCCGCTACGTACTATCTCAGAGCGTGGGAAAGAGAAGTCTTTCGTCCGCTGTACTTTGATATAGAAAAAGGCGATTGGAGCGATAGCTATACCCTTAAAGCGGACTTTGACCCGAGTGCAGTAGATGCTGCAATGCTCGACTTCTTTGTTTACAGTGCTTATATCTCGATTCGCTACAAGAATGGGGAGCTCGCTGCTAAGGACAATTTGGAGCTGGCGGCTAAGGAGTTCCACTCCGAGACAGCAGCGCGCTACTTGAAAGAAGGTACGGGGGTAATCCCAGCGGAGGAACTCCATTATGACGATGCTGACCTAAAGGCTACAGCGAACGATATATTTGCTTGTATGACCCTTACCGTAAAGCAAGAAGGCGCAGAAGCGTATCGCAAGGGTTTAGCATATATCACGAACCTGTTGCAGAGAGGCTTCCCTGCGAGTTATCACATAGCACTCAAGGGCAAGGGGGCGAAGTGCTATCTGCCTGTAAAAGGCTTGGCAAAGTCGGCTACGCATCGCTTTTTTGCTAATGCGTTGCAATACCCTGAGCTATACCCTGCGTTGGAGGCTTATGCGCGAGTAGCGATGCAGGAGTTTGCGTGGTATGAGGACGTGGAGGACGGTGAGAAGGCAGTGCTCCCTGGTACGTATGCCGTAATGGGCTTGGGGTTAGTGAGTGAGGCGTATTTTCCGCTCTTGACAACTTACTTTGAGACCGTAGACGAGGAGCACCAGATGGCACAGTTGCACTACATCGACAACTTCATTGAGCGGTATGGCATCACGGAAGCGTCCTTTGCGGTGATTTGTGCGGGGATACTATCCTCACAATCTGAGCGCAAGTATAAGGCACTCAAAGCGTTCTTTAAGGACAAGGCTAACTTACCGCTATTGGAAAAAGAGCTCGCTAAGTATGAGGATTATGAGCAGGAGGCAGTGCGGTATGCAGTAGGTGTGAAGGTTTGAGGTATGGGGTATGAATAGAGACATCGTATTAGATTACTCACATCCTTTTTATAGGTTGGATGATAAGGGCGTGCTGGCGTTTATAGAGCGGCTGAAAGCACACCCAGAGGTTACTTTTGTAGATAAAATAACGGTTACCCTTGCCCATAAAGCAGCTGCCCCCAAGGTGGATTTTTATAGCTTTACCTACAAAAATGGCTCATTGAGTGTTGTATACAATCCTTTTGAAGGTCATTTATTGCAGTATAAAGGGCTGAAGGAAGAGGAGGCAAGGAAAGTAATTGATAATGTATAATGTATATTGCACAATGTATAATGAATTGGGAAACAACTTGTTTCCCAATTACAAAAGGTTGGTAATCTGTGGGGTTTATAGGTTTAGATCTCAATTCGTCAGTTGCGACTGACGAATTGCAACAGGCTGGTAATGCCATTCGGTTGCCTGCTTTTGAGGTGCTGCAACAGAGTGAGTTTCTTCAGGTGCCAATATTTTGGACGTAGCGCGCTATAGCACCACTGCCGATATGCCTCAGCGACTTAGGGAAGTGCTGCCTGATATAGAGGGACTTAAGAGGGTTTTGAGGGATGAGAATTGAAGCTGTAAGGCTATTTGCTAAATACATATTGCTTTGCCTCTTCTTCAGTAAGGAGGCTGGTTTTGCTCCAACCACCTTCATTCCAAGTTTTTGTTTCACTGAGGATATACACCTTTGTGCCTTTCTTTACAGCGCGCATGGGAGGGCTGTCAATGCTAAAAAACACTTCTTCTTGTGCTTTAGGGGAAAGACAGCCGCTATCTGCTCTGCCTGCTTGGTGTACGGAAAGTACCTTTACGTAAAGCGGAAGTGTGGCGGTACCTTCTTTGGAGATTTGTGCTGTAGCATCTTTTAGGGCAACGCCTGTAATGAGACAAAACTCAACATAAGAATTGACTTTGTCAGTAGTTTTAAAACTGAGAAAACTAAGCAAAATAAGAAAGGATAATAAGATTGATTTTAATGAATAGTGCATAGTGTATAGTGGATAATTTTTGGTGGGTGCCAGAGGGTAGTGTTACGGGTTACTCCTGAGCTCTGACCCCTTTGAAGTGGTGATCATCAAAGGGTCAGAGTGCAGAAAGTAAACTTTCACTCAAAGATTTCGTCTTTCTTTAAGCCGTTGATGCTCTTGCGTCTTCTCCATAGATAAAAGACGAAGTGGATAAGCAGTAATATTCCCCAAGAGAGGGCTGTGCGCCATAGTGCTACAATGCTTTCATTAGGGGCTGCACATCCCAAGGTATGCCAGAGTATTCCCACTGCCATAAAGATAAGATAGGTAGTCAAATGCCAACGGAAGCCTATATCGGCGATAGGCAAATAACGGGCTTCTCTATAACCTGTGATCCACCCTGCAGCGAACATTGTTACAAAATAGAGCAAGGAAACAAGCCCTATAATGCCGGTATAGTGGTGTGCTACCCCAAAACTCAATACCTCTCTGTAGCACAGCGAAAGCACGGCGGCTACAAGTGCAAAAACTAATAAATACTTTGTGATTTTCATTTTATTTCTCTTTTAAAAGGTTTATAATTTCTTCTTGATAAAAAAGGGTGATATTCCTCTGTACGAACTCACTGAAGAGGGCTTCACCCAAAGGCGTAAGGAGATAGTATTTGCGGTCGGGTCCTTTGTTGCCTTTGCGCAACTCAAAGCTAACCACATTGATATACTCATACTTACGGAGTGCTCTGTAAAGACTTTGCTCTTCGCAGAGGAGCGTGCCACGCGTTTTCTCGCTGATGAAAGCTTTGATTTCATCGACGTACTTAGGAGCGTGTTTCAAGGCGAGGAATATCCACAAGGTCAGTTGTCCTTTCTTGTAGGTATCCTCCCACGATTGTAACAATTCTGTCAATAATTTACTTTGTTCCATATGTTACACTATTGGTATTAATCAACTTGTATAGTGCAAAGGAACTACTATTTATTTATACTGCCAAATATTTTTGCGATTATTTTTATACATAAATTATAATGTACAGATAATCAGGTATATATTTTTTAGGTTTGAGGTCTGGGGTATGAGGTGCTAATGCGCCATATATCGCTTTTTGGGCAGATAGCACATTGCTTATTGAAAATTATTTTGTACTTTTGCACTCAGGTTTTAGGCTTGAGGCCTGAGGCTTCAGGGGCGCAGGTGGGCTACTTGCTACTCGCTTCTAATTACTGATTTTTCTTCTTTTGTGATCCCTTGAAAATAGGGTTTTTATAGCATTAAAATTCGCTTATCTTCTTACTATCCTCTTACTAAGGTCTTACTATCCTTCGATCTGTGTCCGTTCTGTGTTCGATCTGTGTTCGTAGTGAACCCTATCTAAACCCTAAGTGAACCCAATTAGGGGTTAGGGCACAGGAGGGCACGGGCTTTGTGGTTACGGAATATTTTGTATATTTGCAGCAAGAATAGGGGTACTCAGAGCATAGTGAATAGTTTACAGTGCATAGCGAATAGTGATAATTAGAACAGTATGAAACATACCGAGAAAGAGGCTATATCTATTGCTGAACGATACCGCCTGCAATATCCTAACTTAGAAAACACTATAAAAAGAGCTGAATACCACAGTAGTTATAATGTTAAAGGGAGTAGGCTTGGATTGTTAGCAGCATTAGTCCTCATCTTTCTGTGCTGATTACTGATGAGGACTTTCTTCGTGAATGGGAAGCATACGAGAAAGAACACCCTGAAGATTTTATATAGTACTTGAAATTGAACCTGTTTAAACTTTTATCTTTCTAAGGAAGAAAAAACTGAATGCTAATAGATGCATCGCCACCCAATTGACATCTAACTTTTCATATCTGACCAATAAAGCTTTTTGCCCATCTATCCAAGCATTAGCCCTTTCTATTGTAAATCTTCTTTCGTATAACTTTTCATCAAAATAATTATCTCTTTCACCTCCATTTCTTGGGTTTCCCTTGATATTAGCAACAATATCTTTACTCTCTAAATAATCTCTAAGAGACTTACTATCAAAACCTGCATCTGCATTTATAAATAGTCCCTCTGTATTTATATCAGCCTGTTCTAAGAACTCAAAAATAGCCTTTAGATTCTTCTCTATTTCGTACAGGTCATTATGATTTCCTGCCATTGGAGGACTCATTGCTAACATTTGTCCCTGATTATCACAAAGGAAAATAGCATTTGTCGTATTAGCTGCTTTTCTACCTTGAAACCCTCTACTTTCTCCTCCTTTTGTCTTACTATGGCTACCATCTATTTGAGCACAAGAAAGATCTAACTTACTCTTGTTTTTCTCTAAAATATTAAGCCATACCCTCTGAAATGAGCCGTCTTTGCTCCACTTGTTAAAGTAGTAATAGATGGTGTTCCAAGAGCTTTCTCCCTCTTCAAATTGCTCTTTTATAGGAATTTCTCTCCACTGACATCCTGTTTTTAATCTCTTAAAAATCAGTGTAATAATTTTCATAAGACAGAATTTTGAAGAAAATCCTCGTTTTCCTACACTCAAAAAAGGTATAATCCAATTAATTATTGTATCTTTGCACATAGTTCCAGTTTTTTTTAGATTTTTAGTTTGACAATACAAAAGTACTAAAAATTCTGGA from Capnocytophaga haemolytica harbors:
- a CDS encoding IS5 family transposase encodes the protein MKIITLIFKRLKTGCQWREIPIKEQFEEGESSWNTIYYYFNKWSKDGSFQRVWLNILEKNKSKLDLSCAQIDGSHSKTKGGESRGFQGRKAANTTNAIFLCDNQGQMLAMSPPMAGNHNDLYEIEKNLKAIFEFLEQADINTEGLFINADAGFDSKSLRDYLESKDIVANIKGNPRNGGERDNYFDEKLYERRFTIERANAWIDGQKALLVRYEKLDVNWVAMHLLAFSFFFLRKIKV
- a CDS encoding DUF6138 family protein; translated protein: MNITATMTQQVLQGFREVLDKRKKDFTEEIVKTEDLAPFIRCEIQEGVVDYLKLRYNPELLNLWDSAPSWHSKPTKNIRIALEETPTREQLTEEIVPALKEVLYSLVFAKEYEGLFRYQVKAILDFRLRGCTYYEEFTLVNEPLREELKARVNRYVEEVIFGTRPIKQGFEIYILMQCLVDFPLMGYSYDRVKEIINHILEVLPKEKHYQEKKDYLVNSATYYLRAWEREVFRPLYFDIEKGDWSDSYTLKADFDPSAVDAAMLDFFVYSAYISIRYKNGELAAKDNLELAAKEFHSETAARYLKEGTGVIPAEELHYDDADLKATANDIFACMTLTVKQEGAEAYRKGLAYITNLLQRGFPASYHIALKGKGAKCYLPVKGLAKSATHRFFANALQYPELYPALEAYARVAMQEFAWYEDVEDGEKAVLPGTYAVMGLGLVSEAYFPLLTTYFETVDEEHQMAQLHYIDNFIERYGITEASFAVICAGILSSQSERKYKALKAFFKDKANLPLLEKELAKYEDYEQEAVRYAVGVKV
- a CDS encoding PadR family transcriptional regulator, translated to MEQSKLLTELLQSWEDTYKKGQLTLWIFLALKHAPKYVDEIKAFISEKTRGTLLCEEQSLYRALRKYEYINVVSFELRKGNKGPDRKYYLLTPLGEALFSEFVQRNITLFYQEEIINLLKEK